Proteins from a genomic interval of Spea bombifrons isolate aSpeBom1 chromosome 4, aSpeBom1.2.pri, whole genome shotgun sequence:
- the AURKB gene encoding aurora kinase B has product MSYKENLNPYSHGKFTTPSSAQGPQRVLKKEPFASSFTTPSDSLLLQRAQMSRITPSVNSHLSGGAGRVAMSSEAASQKPAEGPKRIFTIDDFDIGRPLGKGKFGNVYLARDKKTKLIMALKVLFKSQLEKESVEHQLRREIEIQSHLRHPNILRLYNYFHDRKRIYLMLEFAPRGELYKELQKYGQFDEQRSATFIEELADALTYCHERKVIHRDIKPENLLMGYKGELKIADFGWSVHAPSLRRRTMCGTLDYLPPEMIEGKTHDEKVDLWCMGVLCYEFLVGSPPFDSPSHTETHRRIVNIDLKFPSFMSDGAKDLITKLLRYNPAHRLPLKCVLEHPWIKANSRRVLPPSFSTTHAS; this is encoded by the exons ATGTCGTACAAGGAGAATCTCAACCCGTATTCTCACGGCAAG TTCACCACTCCGTCCAGTGCTCAGGGCCCTCAGCGAGTCCTGAAGAAGGAACCCTTTGCATCGAGCTTCACGACCCCATCTGATTCGTTGCTTTTACAGAGGGCGCAGATGTCCAGAATTACCCCCTCTGTGAACTCCCATTTGTCAG GCGGTGCGGGGAGGGTGGCGATGAGTTCTGAAGCTGCTTCCCAAAAGCCTGCAGAAGG TCCCAAGAGAATATTCACAATTGATGACTTTGACATCGGACGTCCACTGGGGAAGGGCAAGTTTGGAAATGTCTACCTGGCCCGTGACAAGAAAACGAAGCTGATCATGGCCTTGAAAGTGCTCTTTAAATCTCAGCTGGAGAAGGAATCTGTCGAGCATCAGCTACGAAGAGAGATTGAGATCCAGTCCCACCTCAG GCATCCAAATATCCTGAGGCTGTACAATTATTTCCACGACCGCAAACGGATCTACCTGATGTTGGAGTTTGCTCCTCGGGGAGAGCTTTACAAGGAATTGCAGAAATATGGCCAATTCGATGAGCAGAGAAGTGCCACA TTTATAGAGGAACTGGCCGATGCTCTGACTTACTGCCACGAGAGGAAGGTGATCCACAGAGACATCAAACCTGAAAACCTCCTCATGGGATATAAGGGCGAGTTGAAAATTGCAGACTTTGGTTGGTCTGTCCATGCGCCATCGCTAAG gcGCCGAACAATGTGTGGAACCCTGGACTATCTACCCCCAGAGATGATTGAGGGCAAGACTCACGATGAGAAGGTAGATTTGTGGTGCATGGGAGTCCTCTGCTATGAGTTCCTCGTTGGAAGTCCTCCATTCGACAGCCCGTCCCACACAGAAACCCACCGCAGGATTGTTAAT ATTGACCTCAAATTTCCAAGCTTCATGTCTGACGGAGCCAAAGATCTGATCACTAAACTCCTGCGCTATAATCCAGCTCACCGTCTTCCCCTGAAGTGCGTGCTGGAGCACCCCTGGATCAAGGCCAATTCCCGCAGAGTCCTTCCTCCCTCGTTCAGCACCACGCATGCCAGTTAG
- the VAMP2 gene encoding vesicle-associated membrane protein 2, whose protein sequence is MSAPPAGPPAAPGEGGPPQPPNLTSNRRLQQTQAQVDEVVGLMRVNVDKVLERDQKLSELDDRADALQAGASQFETSAAKLKRKYWWKNLKMMIIMGVICAIILIIIIVYFST, encoded by the exons AT GTCTGCACCACCTGCCGGCCCCCCTGCTGCCCCCGGAGAAGGAGGTCCCCCACAGCCCCCTAATCTCACCAGCAACAGGAGGCTCCAGCAGACACAGGCACAGGTTGACGAG GTGGTGGGGCTCATGCGTGTGAATGTAGATAAGGTTCTGGAAAGAGATCAGAAGCTGTCCGAGCTGGATGACCGTGCAGACGCTCTACAAGCTGGAGCCTCTCAGTTCGAGACCAGTGCAGCAAAACTCAAGCGCAAGTACTGGTGGAAAAACCTTAAG ATGATGATAATTATGGGTGTGATATGCGCCATTATCCTCATCATAATAATTG TTTACTTCAGCACCTAA